A genomic segment from Clostridium pasteurianum BC1 encodes:
- a CDS encoding DeoR/GlpR family DNA-binding transcription regulator produces the protein MHQDNESKYCKQCNHSYEERLSIRSEEKKKIVEKALMFIREGKSYFFDVSTSIQFLAQSIDKKITVYTHSIDNLYILSEKKDVEVHSVGNTLNKNNRFFYSEDNKNYFEGINFDVAFLGATAITKDGIYYDDKEDADIKREAAKKAKRVILLAEHEKYKNVSCYKGLDLNEIDIIIVDPMSCNSFVDIIVSQNINIDPHSLIIM, from the coding sequence ATGCATCAAGATAATGAAAGTAAATATTGCAAACAATGTAATCATTCTTATGAAGAAAGACTTAGTATACGCTCAGAAGAGAAAAAGAAAATTGTTGAAAAGGCTTTAATGTTTATTAGAGAAGGCAAAAGCTATTTTTTTGATGTTTCTACAAGTATTCAATTTCTGGCCCAATCTATAGATAAAAAAATTACTGTATATACTCATTCAATAGATAATTTGTATATTCTTTCAGAGAAAAAAGATGTTGAAGTGCATTCTGTTGGAAATACTCTTAATAAAAATAATAGATTTTTTTATAGTGAAGACAACAAAAATTATTTTGAAGGAATAAATTTTGATGTTGCTTTTTTAGGGGCTACGGCTATAACAAAAGATGGAATATATTATGATGATAAAGAAGATGCTGATATTAAAAGAGAAGCAGCTAAAAAAGCTAAAAGAGTTATTTTACTTGCAGAGCATGAAAAATACAAAAATGTTTCTTGCTATAAAGGCTTAGACTTAAATGAAATAGATATTATCATTGTGGATCCAATGAGTTGCAATTCTTTTGTAGATATTATAGTATCGCAAAATATTAATATTGATCCACACAGCTTAATTATTATGTAG
- a CDS encoding MFS transporter, whose product MPLAAIFVTLIPNNTNLKTMIIFLVLMNLSMSIFRSPVVALMPDITYEENRSKANSIINFMGGIGSLIAYFVGSLLWDKNPAYPFYLAAVLILISFIITFNFIKEKRDVIQYENSEDKVDLIKGLRQGLKSQNTRYLLFGICSWFIGFNGIETFFTRYGEIYLGVKVSTAAMSFTFVSLSFLVFAIPAGIIGTKLGKQRTIQIGIIGIIVGFLIVAFLHSITPIRITFLIFGFFWALININSYPYVAEMAPAGYIGTYTGLYYLFSSVANIISPPFLGAIMDLIGYKYMFFYGACFFILALFFMNKVKVKPSENL is encoded by the coding sequence ATGCCGCTTGCAGCTATTTTTGTAACGCTGATTCCAAATAATACAAACCTCAAAACTATGATTATTTTCCTTGTACTTATGAATTTATCCATGAGCATATTCCGTTCACCAGTAGTAGCATTAATGCCTGACATAACCTATGAGGAAAACAGAAGTAAAGCAAATAGTATCATTAATTTTATGGGAGGTATAGGTTCCCTCATTGCATATTTTGTTGGTTCATTATTATGGGATAAAAATCCTGCCTATCCATTTTATCTTGCTGCTGTACTTATACTTATTTCATTTATAATTACCTTTAACTTTATTAAGGAAAAAAGAGATGTTATTCAATATGAGAATTCTGAAGACAAGGTAGACCTAATAAAAGGCTTAAGGCAAGGTCTGAAAAGTCAAAATACACGGTATTTGTTATTTGGCATATGTTCATGGTTTATAGGCTTTAATGGTATAGAAACATTTTTTACACGTTATGGTGAAATATATTTAGGTGTAAAAGTAAGCACTGCAGCTATGTCTTTTACTTTTGTATCCTTAAGCTTCTTGGTCTTCGCCATACCAGCAGGAATTATCGGAACCAAACTTGGTAAGCAGAGGACAATACAAATTGGTATTATTGGTATAATAGTAGGTTTTTTAATAGTAGCTTTTCTTCACTCTATAACTCCTATAAGAATTACATTTTTAATATTTGGATTTTTTTGGGCTTTAATTAATATAAATTCCTATCCATATGTAGCAGAAATGGCTCCTGCAGGGTATATAGGTACTTATACAGGACTCTACTATCTATTTTCTTCAGTAGCAAACATAATTTCCCCTCCATTTCTCGGAGCTATTATGGATCTTATTGGCTATAAATATATGTTCTTCTATGGAGCATGCTTTTTCATTCTTGCTCTGTTCTTTATGAATAAAGTTAAGGTTAAACCTTCAGAGAACCTTTGA
- a CDS encoding DeoR/GlpR family DNA-binding transcription regulator: protein MYQEERLLKILEYLKGHNNMSIHNICEMFSVSRDTARRDIIKLIEQGTAIRTHGGISLPTLRNTIEAYRERLKYYSEEKKAISKKAMEFINEKEHYFFDVSTTVSFLAEYLNKSVTVFTHSLDNIEILSEKKEIVVHSIGGKLHDKNRFFYKPGCTDYLNGIRFDAAFIGAAAINEDGIYYDDEEDTFVKQAAVKKSDKVIILTDCKKFKLSSYYKGVNWEQVDVIITDQRPPEVFMNIIEAQDIQLIICK from the coding sequence ATGTACCAGGAAGAAAGACTTTTAAAAATACTTGAATATTTAAAGGGACACAATAACATGTCCATTCATAATATTTGTGAAATGTTCAGTGTGTCAAGGGATACTGCAAGACGTGATATTATAAAGCTTATAGAGCAGGGAACGGCAATTCGTACTCATGGTGGAATCAGCCTGCCAACTCTAAGAAACACAATTGAAGCCTACAGGGAAAGACTTAAATATTATTCTGAGGAGAAAAAGGCTATTTCTAAGAAAGCTATGGAATTTATCAATGAAAAAGAGCATTATTTCTTTGATGTGTCCACAACTGTTAGCTTTCTAGCAGAATATCTAAATAAAAGTGTCACTGTATTCACTCATTCTTTAGATAATATTGAAATACTTTCAGAGAAAAAAGAGATTGTGGTACATTCCATAGGAGGTAAACTCCACGACAAAAATAGATTCTTTTATAAACCGGGATGTACGGATTATCTTAATGGAATAAGGTTCGATGCAGCTTTTATAGGAGCAGCAGCAATAAATGAAGACGGGATATACTATGATGACGAAGAAGATACTTTTGTTAAACAAGCTGCGGTAAAGAAGTCTGATAAAGTAATTATTCTTACTGACTGTAAAAAATTTAAGCTTTCCAGTTATTATAAAGGAGTAAATTGGGAGCAGGTAGATGTGATTATTACGGATCAAAGACCACCTGAGGTGTTTATGAATATTATTGAGGCACAGGATATTCAGTTGATTATTTGTAAGTAA
- a CDS encoding SDR family NAD(P)-dependent oxidoreductase → MNDMDTVLITGASSGIGRELAKVFALHKYNIILVSRSTEKLRKLADELIDEYKIKVEIIGQDLSKVGAAKKLFDNVTDRNLQVDVLINNAGVGAVGLFHEIEIEKDMEMLKLNIITLTEITKLFSRKMIERKKGKILNVASTGSFAPGPFIAIYYATKAYVLSFSEALYKELKPYNVTVTVLCPGATRTNFAKAAGRENSSIAMEPDKVAKIAYEGLKNNKRVVIPGVANKILTRLPRNFVSDMVFRYQKKLSVKKK, encoded by the coding sequence ATGAATGATATGGATACAGTGCTAATAACCGGAGCCTCCAGTGGAATAGGCCGTGAACTGGCCAAAGTATTTGCTTTACATAAATATAATATAATTTTAGTTTCAAGGAGTACTGAAAAACTCAGAAAATTAGCTGATGAATTAATTGATGAATATAAAATAAAGGTTGAAATAATTGGACAGGATTTATCAAAAGTGGGTGCTGCAAAGAAATTATTTGATAATGTTACTGATAGAAATTTGCAGGTGGACGTGCTTATAAACAATGCTGGTGTAGGGGCTGTAGGACTATTTCATGAGATTGAAATTGAAAAGGATATGGAAATGCTGAAGCTTAATATAATTACTTTAACTGAGATCACAAAGCTCTTTTCAAGAAAAATGATAGAGAGAAAAAAAGGTAAAATTTTGAATGTAGCCTCTACAGGTTCTTTTGCTCCAGGTCCATTTATTGCAATTTACTATGCTACAAAAGCCTATGTACTATCATTCTCAGAGGCACTTTACAAGGAATTAAAACCTTACAATGTAACGGTTACTGTCTTGTGCCCTGGAGCCACCAGAACAAATTTTGCAAAGGCAGCTGGAAGAGAGAATTCATCAATAGCTATGGAACCGGATAAAGTAGCCAAGATAGCTTATGAGGGACTAAAAAATAATAAAAGAGTAGTGATTCCAGGGGTAGCTAATAAAATACTCACAAGACTTCCAAGAAATTTTGTAAGTGATATGGTTTTTAGATATCAAAAGAAATTATCAGTTAAGAAAAAGTAA
- a CDS encoding Cof-type HAD-IIB family hydrolase yields the protein MSKIKMICLDIDGTLLNSKHEISERTKEVIKIASNEREIPVILVSARMPKGILFLQEELEIEQPIICYSGALILDKSSNILSKNIIPAHNLERLYKLVCNEKVHMSLYKDDEWYIEKMDYWAKQESDITNITPIIASFNELIKLWKEYETGPNKILCMAESDEINLLKGKVKDYDLNIYPSKPTYLEIMPKEASKTSAISVLKEKFGIDRDEILAMGDNYNDMDMIEYAGLGIAMGNAPDKVKRCANKIALTNDEDGVAEAIREFVLADD from the coding sequence ATGAGTAAAATTAAAATGATATGTTTAGATATTGATGGTACTTTACTAAATTCTAAGCATGAAATTTCAGAAAGAACAAAAGAAGTAATTAAAATAGCTTCTAACGAAAGAGAAATACCAGTTATATTAGTTTCTGCAAGGATGCCAAAGGGAATATTGTTTTTGCAGGAGGAACTGGAAATAGAGCAGCCGATTATCTGCTATAGTGGTGCCTTGATTTTGGATAAAAGTAGTAATATTCTATCAAAAAATATTATACCAGCTCATAATTTAGAGAGATTATATAAGCTTGTTTGCAATGAAAAGGTTCACATGAGCTTGTATAAAGATGATGAATGGTATATAGAAAAAATGGATTACTGGGCTAAACAGGAAAGTGATATAACGAATATTACTCCAATAATTGCTAGTTTTAATGAGCTTATTAAGCTTTGGAAAGAGTATGAAACAGGGCCTAACAAGATTTTATGTATGGCGGAGTCTGATGAAATAAATTTGCTAAAGGGAAAAGTTAAGGACTATGATTTGAATATATATCCTTCTAAACCAACCTACCTTGAGATTATGCCTAAGGAAGCTTCAAAAACCTCAGCAATTAGTGTATTGAAAGAAAAGTTTGGCATAGATAGAGATGAAATACTCGCCATGGGTGATAACTATAACGATATGGATATGATAGAATATGCAGGTCTTGGCATTGCCATGGGTAATGCTCCTGACAAAGTTAAAAGATGCGCAAATAAAATAGCTTTAACTAATGATGAGGATGGGGTAGCAGAGGCTATTAGGGAGTTTGTTTTAGCTGATGATTAG